From Azospirillum humicireducens, a single genomic window includes:
- a CDS encoding RidA family protein has protein sequence MVKITKVKTGTKLEEISSYSRIVAVDNWIFVSNTAGRNPETKEIPADVTAQTNQVFDNIERALKAVDASLADVVATRVFIQNPEDTHTVMGIFGDRFRGVDPTTTVTCPPLGSTTYKVEIEVTAYRGSSRAEVERITISP, from the coding sequence ATGGTGAAGATCACCAAAGTCAAAACCGGCACGAAACTGGAAGAGATCAGCAGCTACTCGCGCATCGTCGCGGTGGACAACTGGATCTTCGTATCCAACACCGCCGGTCGCAATCCCGAGACGAAGGAGATTCCGGCCGACGTGACCGCCCAGACCAATCAGGTGTTCGACAATATCGAACGGGCGCTGAAGGCGGTCGACGCCAGTCTGGCCGACGTGGTCGCGACACGGGTGTTCATCCAGAATCCGGAGGACACCCACACCGTCATGGGGATCTTCGGCGACCGGTTCCGCGGCGTCGATCCGACCACGACCGTGACCTGCCCGCCGCTCGGCTCGACCACCTACAAGGTGGAGATCGAGGTGACCGCCTACCGGGGCAGCAGCAGGGCAGAGGTGGAACGCATCACCATCTCCCCCTGA
- a CDS encoding vWA domain-containing protein → MVERRLLVAAIFIVCLAFARAPVLAQSPMPSIGAQELDVLIVIDQSQSMGGGRNEPASDAESHRISLVEQILRRLSADIFESSRRHRASIIEFGSADKTRVAVDWVELAHDPADPAKPFTTVDFAMARVAPQNLHYTDTPKALALVKSQMDRLKPVPGASARSRIVLLITDGRPERQNNAPAKVLRQEIETQVRALRDAGAVLWVIGLDRNNRFWDQQLADGGPSDGTFWRTVTGDADRALRAVGAFPDAVKLANVFVDRWLRERTPAPSGWSFVATPYLRQLVVSVQYPRPQPAVTLVDPSGRTVAPVAGAGSAGGATSGLFNLFVLKDPPTGEYRLMSVDATEALIEVREYGPVATLVGPGGELPREVPSTLAFQLNGANPRIAMDAVPGWPISGTVQITGVGGRQVAEVPVRMAEKGRVLADWTPDTAGQYVARLRLKATGPDGSVLDLFRGADINEFPLTVSRHAPFNLMLEAPAVGVVGLFPGLGEDGVDLRFRLVEGSGRFIERLDEVVANPATWLKAEAIDPVSGQPVGGPLKVALDGDRFVVSLPAGFDLWRGEGWLVPLERALRVKPMDALLDGRRLSGVRLDGGAVPERVAGDPMTLAGFLLRWPLWVTAGLATVVAALAAALVAGVAWWQIPRHRIRSEDRRRGAVVELIVYDRRRGYRSGKQIPVTGIYRQTFKHVLEVQDGGTRRKIAALSLRRMDVAGGRTAAEVTYRYDGDPKPYSHIIKANPDGEKLRGLKDHDWFIALRETTARSAA, encoded by the coding sequence ATGGTCGAGCGTAGATTGCTGGTTGCCGCGATTTTCATAGTCTGCCTGGCGTTCGCGCGTGCCCCCGTTCTGGCGCAAAGCCCGATGCCGTCCATTGGCGCCCAGGAGTTGGACGTCCTGATCGTCATTGATCAATCCCAAAGCATGGGCGGCGGCCGCAACGAGCCGGCGAGCGATGCCGAAAGCCACCGGATAAGTCTGGTGGAGCAAATCCTGCGCCGCCTGTCCGCCGATATCTTCGAGTCCTCCCGCCGTCATCGTGCGTCCATCATCGAGTTCGGGTCCGCCGACAAGACCAGAGTCGCCGTCGACTGGGTCGAACTGGCCCACGACCCCGCCGACCCGGCCAAGCCCTTCACCACGGTCGATTTCGCCATGGCGCGGGTGGCGCCGCAGAACCTGCATTACACCGATACGCCGAAAGCGCTTGCTCTGGTCAAGAGTCAGATGGACCGGCTGAAACCCGTTCCGGGCGCATCCGCGCGAAGCCGCATCGTCCTGCTCATCACCGACGGGCGGCCGGAGCGGCAGAACAACGCTCCCGCCAAGGTTCTGCGGCAGGAAATCGAAACCCAGGTGCGAGCGTTGCGGGATGCCGGAGCCGTGCTGTGGGTGATCGGTCTGGATAGGAACAACCGGTTCTGGGATCAGCAGCTTGCCGATGGCGGCCCCTCGGACGGCACATTCTGGCGGACCGTCACCGGCGATGCCGACAGGGCACTTCGCGCTGTCGGCGCATTTCCGGACGCGGTCAAGCTCGCCAACGTCTTCGTCGACCGCTGGCTGAGGGAGCGCACGCCGGCCCCGTCCGGATGGTCGTTCGTCGCCACGCCCTACCTGCGTCAGCTCGTCGTCTCCGTGCAGTACCCGCGGCCGCAACCGGCGGTGACGCTGGTGGATCCGAGCGGCCGGACGGTGGCGCCGGTCGCCGGCGCCGGTTCGGCCGGCGGTGCGACGTCGGGGCTTTTCAATCTGTTCGTCCTGAAGGATCCGCCGACGGGCGAGTACCGCCTCATGTCCGTCGACGCCACCGAAGCCCTCATCGAAGTCCGCGAGTATGGCCCGGTCGCCACCCTGGTCGGCCCCGGCGGGGAACTCCCCCGCGAGGTTCCCTCCACCCTGGCGTTCCAGCTCAATGGCGCCAATCCGCGGATCGCCATGGATGCCGTGCCGGGATGGCCGATTTCGGGCACCGTGCAGATCACAGGCGTGGGCGGCAGGCAAGTGGCCGAGGTGCCGGTGCGCATGGCGGAAAAGGGGAGAGTTCTGGCCGATTGGACGCCGGACACCGCCGGCCAATATGTCGCCAGATTGCGGCTGAAGGCGACAGGCCCGGACGGAAGCGTGCTCGACCTGTTCCGCGGCGCGGACATCAACGAGTTCCCCCTGACCGTTTCCCGACATGCTCCGTTTAACCTGATGCTGGAAGCGCCCGCGGTCGGTGTCGTCGGGCTCTTTCCCGGTCTCGGAGAAGATGGCGTCGACCTGCGCTTCCGTCTCGTTGAGGGCAGTGGCCGGTTCATCGAACGGCTGGATGAGGTCGTCGCCAATCCAGCCACCTGGCTCAAGGCCGAAGCGATCGATCCGGTTTCCGGACAGCCGGTTGGCGGACCGCTCAAGGTCGCGCTGGATGGCGACCGCTTCGTGGTTTCGCTGCCGGCCGGGTTCGACCTGTGGCGTGGCGAGGGATGGCTGGTTCCGCTTGAGCGGGCCCTGCGGGTCAAGCCGATGGATGCGCTTCTGGACGGTCGACGGCTGTCCGGTGTGCGCCTGGACGGGGGTGCAGTTCCCGAACGCGTCGCGGGCGATCCGATGACGTTGGCAGGGTTCCTCCTGCGCTGGCCGCTCTGGGTGACCGCAGGGCTGGCGACGGTCGTTGCAGCGCTGGCCGCGGCACTCGTGGCGGGAGTGGCATGGTGGCAGATCCCGCGTCACCGCATCCGCTCGGAAGACCGGCGTCGCGGGGCAGTCGTGGAACTGATCGTTTACGACCGGCGCCGCGGCTACCGGTCGGGCAAGCAGATCCCGGTCACCGGCATCTATCGGCAAACCTTCAAGCACGTCTTGGAGGTCCAGGACGGCGGCACGCGCCGCAAGATCGCCGCTCTGTCGCTGCGCCGAATGGACGTGGCCGGCGGACGCACCGCGGCGGAGGTCACCTACCGCTACGACGGCGATCCCAAGCCGTACAGCCACATCATCAAGGCAAATCCCGATGGCGAGAAGCTGCGCGGGCTGAAAGACCACGACTGGTTCATCGCTCTCCGGGAGACCACGGCGCGCTCAGCCGCCTGA
- a CDS encoding NAD(P)/FAD-dependent oxidoreductase encodes MAPVISPVQTSTALPKSTTVVVIGGGIVGLMTALTLSERGVPVVVLEKGRLAGEQSSRNLGWVRKTSRSAPDLPLALESDRLWGAMNARTGMDVGYRQAGIMFLARTEAELDVHRRWMKTAEALALDTRILSPAEVDRLVPGGTGGWAGGIHTASDGRAEPTLASSAIAAAAMAKGAVIVENCAVRDLSRSGGRVSGVVTERGEIACEEVVLAGGLWSRRFLGNLGVFLPTLPLVCYAIRTAPMDGPTDIAVGAPNFSFRKRKDGGFTICQRGAVGSPLVLDHALLGMRYLPMFREGRSQLRISFGKEFFEDLMLARRWRPSAATPFEKVRTMDPRVDHGINAEAMANIRSAWPVFAKASIEEVWGGTMDITPDSLPVIDRVGTIPGLTLATGFSGHGFGTAPAAGQLAADLVTGGTPIVDPAPYRLDRLQ; translated from the coding sequence ATGGCCCCGGTCATCTCTCCCGTCCAGACATCCACGGCTCTGCCCAAATCGACGACCGTCGTCGTCATCGGGGGAGGAATCGTCGGGTTGATGACCGCCCTGACCTTGAGCGAGCGCGGCGTTCCGGTGGTGGTGCTGGAAAAGGGGCGGCTGGCGGGAGAGCAGTCGTCCCGAAATCTCGGCTGGGTGCGCAAGACCTCCCGCTCCGCCCCCGATCTGCCGCTGGCCCTGGAATCGGACCGGTTGTGGGGGGCGATGAACGCGCGCACCGGCATGGATGTCGGATACCGGCAGGCCGGGATCATGTTCCTCGCCAGGACCGAAGCCGAACTCGATGTCCATCGCCGGTGGATGAAGACGGCCGAGGCCCTGGCGCTGGACACGCGCATCCTCTCGCCGGCGGAGGTCGACCGGCTGGTGCCGGGCGGCACGGGCGGATGGGCCGGGGGCATCCACACCGCGTCGGACGGCCGCGCCGAACCCACCCTCGCCTCCAGCGCCATCGCCGCCGCGGCGATGGCGAAGGGCGCCGTCATCGTGGAGAACTGCGCCGTCCGCGACCTGTCCCGGTCCGGCGGCAGGGTGAGCGGCGTCGTCACCGAGAGAGGGGAGATCGCCTGCGAGGAGGTCGTTCTCGCCGGCGGCCTGTGGTCCCGCCGTTTTCTCGGCAATCTGGGCGTCTTCCTGCCCACCCTTCCGCTGGTCTGCTACGCGATCCGCACCGCGCCGATGGACGGCCCCACCGACATCGCCGTCGGCGCTCCCAACTTCTCCTTCCGCAAGCGCAAGGACGGCGGCTTCACCATCTGCCAGCGCGGGGCTGTCGGATCGCCGCTGGTCCTCGACCATGCGCTGCTCGGCATGCGTTATCTGCCGATGTTCCGCGAAGGGCGCAGCCAGCTGCGCATCAGCTTCGGCAAGGAGTTCTTCGAGGATCTCATGCTGGCGCGCCGCTGGCGTCCCTCCGCCGCCACGCCGTTCGAAAAGGTGCGAACGATGGATCCGCGTGTCGACCACGGCATCAACGCCGAGGCGATGGCGAACATCAGGTCGGCCTGGCCCGTCTTCGCCAAGGCAAGCATCGAGGAGGTCTGGGGCGGCACGATGGACATCACGCCGGATTCCCTCCCGGTGATCGACAGGGTCGGGACGATCCCCGGCCTGACGCTGGCAACCGGCTTCTCCGGCCACGGCTTCGGCACCGCCCCGGCGGCCGGACAGCTCGCCGCCGACCTCGTGACCGGGGGAACACCGATCGTCGATCCGGCTCCCTACCGCCTCGACCGCCTGCAGTAA
- a CDS encoding tyramine oxidase subunit B, giving the protein MSDLPRIDFLYLSEQDMVKAGVTDMAACVDTMEDMFVLLHTGDYRMAGANNDSHGAMVVFPENSPFPTMPKPTADRRFMAMPAYLGGKYCTAGMKWYGSNIANREKGLPRSILMFTLNDADTGAPLAHMSANLLSAYRTGAVPGVGARHLARRDSRVVGVYGPGVMAKTSLAAFMATCPNIDTVKVQGRGQKSLDSFISWTRETYPQITTIEVVHDIETIVRDSDIVTYCASGETGDVSKYPIVKRDWVKPGAFLSMPASCEIDAGMEKSDIRKVMDNIGLYEAWFEELPKPAHVHVPVIGVRFMDMIHEGKMNREELEDLGAICAGARPGRRNDEEIIILSVGGMPVEDVAWGTVVYRNAVKKGIGVTLNLWDTPVLR; this is encoded by the coding sequence ATGAGCGACCTGCCCAGGATCGATTTCCTCTATCTCTCGGAACAGGACATGGTGAAAGCCGGCGTGACCGACATGGCCGCCTGCGTGGACACGATGGAAGACATGTTCGTGCTGCTGCATACCGGCGATTACCGGATGGCCGGCGCCAACAACGACTCCCATGGCGCCATGGTCGTCTTTCCGGAAAACTCTCCCTTCCCGACCATGCCGAAGCCGACGGCCGACCGCCGATTCATGGCGATGCCCGCCTATCTCGGCGGCAAATACTGTACCGCGGGAATGAAATGGTACGGCTCCAACATCGCGAACCGCGAAAAGGGCCTTCCCCGTTCGATCCTGATGTTCACGCTGAACGACGCCGACACCGGCGCTCCCCTGGCGCACATGTCCGCCAACCTGCTTTCCGCCTACCGGACCGGGGCGGTTCCAGGCGTCGGGGCGCGGCATCTGGCCCGCCGCGACTCCCGGGTGGTCGGCGTCTATGGTCCGGGCGTCATGGCGAAGACGTCGCTCGCGGCCTTCATGGCGACCTGCCCGAACATCGACACGGTGAAGGTCCAGGGCCGCGGGCAGAAAAGCCTCGACAGCTTCATCTCCTGGACACGGGAAACCTACCCGCAGATCACCACGATCGAAGTCGTCCACGACATCGAGACGATCGTCCGCGATTCCGACATCGTGACCTACTGCGCATCCGGCGAAACCGGCGACGTCTCCAAATACCCCATCGTCAAGCGCGACTGGGTCAAGCCGGGCGCGTTCCTGTCGATGCCGGCGTCCTGCGAGATCGATGCCGGCATGGAAAAATCCGACATCCGCAAGGTGATGGACAACATCGGCCTCTATGAGGCGTGGTTCGAGGAACTGCCCAAGCCCGCCCATGTCCATGTGCCGGTCATCGGCGTCCGCTTCATGGACATGATCCATGAAGGAAAGATGAACCGCGAAGAACTCGAAGACCTCGGCGCGATCTGCGCCGGTGCCCGGCCCGGCCGTCGAAACGACGAGGAGATCATCATCCTGTCGGTCGGCGGCATGCCGGTCGAGGACGTCGCCTGGGGCACCGTCGTTTACCGCAATGCCGTGAAGAAGGGGATCGGGGTGACGCTCAATCTCTGGGACACGCCGGTTCTGCGCTGA